The nucleotide sequence ACCATCAGGTCCGCCGTTTCCGGCAGCAATTGCAAAGATGGCAATGTCTGAGTTATCCCGAATCAGTTGCTCCAGTTGGGCCTGGGTACCGCCACTGGTGAGCCAATCTTCACCCTGAATGCCACCCTGGAACACGACCCGCTGATTATTGGCACGGGCATGGGCAAGGGCGTTGCTGATGGCAGTCTGCAAGTTAACCCCATTGTAGACATCCGTTACATAGACACTGCTGTTCCAGTTAATTCCAGCCACACCGGAACCATTGTTTGCCGTAGATGCCATCACACTGATTGCCTTGTGCCCGTGACTATAGTAACCGGAGGTAGGACCGTAATTGTCGTCATCGGTGGAATCGGTAATCAACCGGGCTGTGGAAATGTCATGAATACCACCGCCATTCGTCACTCCGACAGGGGTGAGAATGCCTGTATCCAGGGAGACGAGCAGAACATTGCTGGATCCCCGTGTGAAGCGCCAGGCGCTGCTGACATCGGAGACATGCAGGTTCCACTGCTGCCCATAGGATGTGTCATTGGGGCGGACCTGCAATTCCATCGTAGACCCATCGCTGAAGCGGAGGTTTTCAATCCCCTGGAAGTAGATTTCCCGTCCATCGGTGAGGGAGATGTAATCGAAGCTGGTGCCGCCAAAGAAGGCCTGGTTCCAGGTGGAGTTGGTCAGCGGATTGAAGGAGGTGAGACTGAGTCCGTTGATGCTGGCAACACTGGAGCGGGCAATGCCTAGGTTGAGGGTATCGGTGCCTCCCCGCCCCAGGTAGACTGCGCCCGTCCCGGCGGCAGCAGCGTAGTTAAAGGTATCGGCGGCAAAGGTGCCGTTAAATCTTGCCCAGGGTACGATTTGAATATTTTGAGTGGCTGAAATGAACTCGGTGCCACCAGTTGTGCGGGCGATCGCCCGAATCTGGTAATCTCCAGCCGTCATACTGGAGAAGTTTGCCAGATTAACCAATCCATTGGTCAGGCTGGATCCATTCCAGGTCCCCAGGTTGGTGATGCTTCCTCCTCTAACCGCTTCTAACCGAACATGGTCAAGGGAAGCGGTGCCAGCGAAATTATAGTTAAACCGCAGTGCCCCATTCTCAAAGACCTGGTGGGCAGAACTATCGCCAGCCGCATCAGCAACGCTGAAGCTAGCGAAACGGTTTACGGGAGTTCCCGTCAGGTTGAGGGTGTAGAAGGTTGAGGCAGAGCCGAAGGAATAAACCCGGACATAGTAGCTGCCACTGGTTAACCCACTGAAGACAATTGATTCTGAAGTAGAGCCACCCCAGGTTGAACTGGCAATCACCTCACCCGGATCCACGACACCATTGAAATTGGAGTCACGAATCAGTTGCACATCGGCGTCAGCACTCAAGCCTGTGAGAGAAAGACTGAAATTACTATCCGTTCCCAGACTGAAGCGGTAGTAGTCATTGGGATCATGGAACAGTCCGGCATTGCCACTGACCCAGCCCGAAAAACCACGGCTACCGTTGAGGGTCCCAATGTTGTAAGCCCCACTCAGGGTGTCATTTGGCTCTGCTGCCATGCCCAACCCTGTCGTTGCCATCAGGCTCAGGTTATAGCTGGTGCTGGCCGTGGTGCCTGACCATTGATAGACCTGGGCATAGTAGGTGCCTGCCCCCAGCCCCTGGAGGTTGATCGATTCTGCGGTGCTACCGCCATTGGAGGAGCGGAAGATCTCTTCACCCGAATCCACAACGCCGTTATTGTTGGCGTCCCGGATGATTCGCACATCTGCATCGGCACTGAGTCCATTCAGGGTCAGATTTAAGTTGCTGGTAGCACCCAGATTAAACCGATAGACTTCTGCGGTGTTGTTGGTGTTGGTAAACCCGCTGGCATTGCTGGCAACCCCTGAAGTCAGGGTGCCAAGATTGATTTCTGTGGGCAACAAGTTGCTGGTGGAAAGGGCAGAAAGATTCAGCGTGTAGTTGGTGTCACCACTGTACTGGTAGACACGCACATAGTAGGTTCCGGCTGAGAGTGACGCCCGATTAATGGCTTCGTGGTTGGTGCCCCCCCGATAGGAACCTGTAATCAAGTTGCCATTGCCGTCAAATAGTTGTACATCTGCATCAGCCGTCAGCCCTGTCAGGGAGAGGTTGAACCGGCTGGTGGAGTCCAGATAAAACCGAAAATAATCCTGGGTATCGCTGCTGCCCACAAAATTGACTGCGGTGCGTGTGCCGTTCAGGGTGCCCAGGTTATTTGCCCCGAACATGTAGTTATCGGAAAAAATGGGAAGCTGCGAGATAGAGTTCAGGATGCTGGTTGAAATTGCACTGGAAATCCTGCCGAAACTAGATACGCCATCGGGTGGAGGAGCACTTGACCGGGAAACCTTAGCCACTTCTTGAAAGGGGCTGTTTAAGCTCAGAAGAGCGCCTGGTTTGACTCTGGCGCTCAAAGGAACAGCATCAGCGGAATGGTCATTGAAAGCGTTAACGGAATTCAATAATCTGTTAGGGGCAAACATTCTTTACCTGCCTTTACTAGAGTCAGATGGTGAAACTGGGCAAATGCAACCAACGGCTCCCAGGCACTTCCAGAGGTGGCTCTTGAACCGTTGAAGACTTGTCTGACTCGCCAGCAGATGTTGCGCAGAAATTTATATAACTTTACAAATGCGGTCCCAATCGTTGAGGAGCTGTTGGAACGGTATTGCTAAATTGCGGGATGAAGCGGAACAAACGCTTCCATTCAGCCAGCTCTCAATATGAATGTTTCTCAATAGAATGAGGTACGGGGATGTGAGGTACAGTGAGGGTGCGGAGCACCCTCACTGTACCTCACATCCTTGAAAAGGGCTATATCTTGGTTGAACATATAGCGATCCTATCTGGATTGTGAGCAAGGATGCCCCAGGAATCCTTGCTCACAAAGCCTCTCACTCTCACAACTGATTTAGGACTGCTATAAAGGTTTGGACATGAAGCCAGTTTTGCGGGCGATCGCGCTGACTGGCGATCGCCCGCAAACTGGCTCCCCGGAAACTCAGGTTGTATATTAGGGTTGTCCTGAAAACCGGGTGAACGGCTACTTGTCGGTTTCCAGGACAATGATGTCCGGGCATCGGACTGGGGTGAAATGTCCGGGTGGGTTTTCGTTGTAACAGTTATAGGTCCCCCCAGACAGCGACACTTGAACACCGATCTGGTTAATCTGACTCCGGGGTACAAATTCTCTGGCGCGGGCTT is from Leptothermofonsia sichuanensis E412 and encodes:
- a CDS encoding pre-peptidase C-terminal domain-containing protein; translated protein: MFGANNLGTLNGTRTAVNFVGSSDTQDYFRFYLDSTSRFNLSLTGLTADADVQLFDGNGNLITGSYRGGTNHEAINRASLSAGTYYVRVYQYSGDTNYTLNLSALSTSNLLPTEINLGTLTSGVASNASGFTNTNNTAEVYRFNLGATSNLNLTLNGLSADADVRIIRDANNNGVVDSGEEIFRSSNGGSTAESINLQGLGAGTYYAQVYQWSGTTASTSYNLSLMATTGLGMAAEPNDTLSGAYNIGTLNGSRGFSGWVSGNAGLFHDPNDYYRFSLGTDSNFSLSLTGLSADADVQLIRDSNFNGVVDPGEVIASSTWGGSTSESIVFSGLTSGSYYVRVYSFGSASTFYTLNLTGTPVNRFASFSVADAAGDSSAHQVFENGALRFNYNFAGTASLDHVRLEAVRGGSITNLGTWNGSSLTNGLVNLANFSSMTAGDYQIRAIARTTGGTEFISATQNIQIVPWARFNGTFAADTFNYAAAAGTGAVYLGRGGTDTLNLGIARSSVASINGLSLTSFNPLTNSTWNQAFFGGTSFDYISLTDGREIYFQGIENLRFSDGSTMELQVRPNDTSYGQQWNLHVSDVSSAWRFTRGSSNVLLVSLDTGILTPVGVTNGGGIHDISTARLITDSTDDDNYGPTSGYYSHGHKAISVMASTANNGSGVAGINWNSSVYVTDVYNGVNLQTAISNALAHARANNQRVVFQGGIQGEDWLTSGGTQAQLEQLIRDNSDIAIFAIAAGNGGPDGNLNDSNYLTSVSGVAKLQTNHGNVISVGALVRTGTSTVNGLTNASSVDLARYSNRGSNLTMVAATNSPALDKFGNVTSFGGTSAANPNMAGIASLVWSVNGKLNGNELRRVLTETAMDLGDAGRDNTFGHGLVNADAAVRRAYALGRHYDLANLYSGASLFR